Proteins co-encoded in one Vampirovibrio chlorellavorus genomic window:
- a CDS encoding GAF domain-containing protein encodes MDSSLYEDSFFHHITSAVVIVDADGNCKQASPQGHRQWAQLRIAADSIQTRGTLNLSAIIASSRALNLPVCLATALQAVKLSPLGQSTGMALMEWLPAPKGDAGQEKLKILQEVSQAVNSSLIMEDIFDALGLVLQNHIPYQEAVIVILDDSQNGIKTLVRIFEDGDLEISGEHNAFAGYEPLVHHILKQPTSQLYQKQDLPQSLLLADNAASALVVPLINKGVVIGLIALSASQEPGFNQSQEELLSEVSAQLAVAVENAKFYWQTQAQASREFLINQLTRSIRQSLDTDIILGTAVTELGKVMGISRCFIRYFSPEGPEKAFQYQLPGTPNMAQGLSCSERAVFNLRKDQPYNPFILNDVRDCPPQIASLDYFEASGIKSIAIVPILIRDELVGTITLHQCDAYRAWVMEDIELLKALAEHLGVALHQAQLFLALDQRTKALEQTLEELQQAQLYLVQSEKMAVLGQFVAGIAHEVNTPLGTMISNNATLSVCLDKLRQIDPLVSTGQKQLFESMDSLLALNRLAASRIQDIVKNLRNFARLDESELKTVDLRDGIESTILLVQSSLPAHIELIRRYGPNVPEVQCYPGLLNQVFMNLIVNASHAIQDKAENGAGEAALNTITIETSYDESSQWVTIAVRDTGKGIPKDNLTKVFDPGFTTKGAGVGTGLGLALCYRIVEKHQGRIYLHSVVNEGTSFFVEIPSHPHK; translated from the coding sequence ATGGATTCATCTCTTTACGAAGACTCTTTTTTTCATCATATCACTTCTGCGGTGGTAATCGTGGACGCCGATGGAAATTGCAAACAGGCCAGCCCGCAAGGTCATCGGCAATGGGCGCAGCTCCGTATTGCCGCGGATAGCATTCAAACCCGGGGCACGCTCAACCTCAGCGCCATCATCGCCAGCAGTCGGGCCCTGAATCTGCCCGTTTGCCTGGCCACTGCCCTGCAGGCGGTCAAACTCTCCCCATTGGGCCAGTCAACGGGTATGGCCCTGATGGAATGGCTGCCAGCCCCAAAAGGCGACGCCGGGCAGGAAAAGCTGAAAATCCTGCAAGAGGTTAGTCAGGCCGTCAACTCCTCCCTGATTATGGAAGACATTTTTGACGCGCTGGGACTGGTGCTGCAAAACCACATTCCCTATCAGGAAGCGGTGATTGTCATTCTGGACGATAGCCAGAACGGCATTAAAACGCTGGTTCGTATTTTCGAGGATGGGGATCTGGAAATCAGCGGGGAACACAACGCCTTTGCCGGGTACGAACCGCTGGTTCACCACATTCTCAAACAGCCCACCTCTCAGCTTTACCAGAAACAGGATCTGCCGCAGTCCCTCCTGCTGGCGGATAACGCGGCCAGTGCGCTGGTGGTTCCCCTGATTAACAAAGGGGTGGTGATTGGCCTGATTGCCCTTTCCGCCAGCCAGGAACCTGGGTTTAACCAGTCCCAGGAGGAACTGCTCAGTGAAGTCTCCGCCCAGTTGGCGGTGGCCGTGGAAAACGCCAAATTCTACTGGCAAACCCAGGCTCAGGCCAGCCGGGAGTTCCTGATTAACCAGCTAACCCGCTCCATCCGGCAATCGCTGGATACCGATATCATTTTGGGAACGGCAGTGACAGAGCTGGGTAAGGTCATGGGCATCAGTCGCTGCTTTATCCGCTATTTTTCGCCAGAGGGGCCGGAAAAGGCCTTTCAATACCAACTACCCGGCACCCCCAATATGGCCCAGGGGCTCTCCTGCTCCGAGCGAGCCGTCTTTAATCTGCGGAAAGATCAGCCCTACAACCCCTTCATTCTAAACGACGTGCGGGATTGCCCCCCACAAATCGCCTCCCTCGACTATTTTGAAGCCTCTGGCATCAAATCCATTGCCATCGTGCCCATTCTGATCCGGGATGAACTGGTGGGCACCATTACCCTGCACCAGTGTGACGCCTATCGCGCCTGGGTCATGGAGGACATTGAACTGCTCAAGGCCCTGGCCGAGCATTTGGGGGTGGCCTTGCATCAGGCCCAGCTCTTTTTGGCGCTGGATCAGCGGACCAAGGCCCTGGAGCAAACCCTGGAAGAGTTGCAGCAGGCCCAGCTGTATCTGGTGCAATCGGAAAAAATGGCCGTACTGGGGCAGTTTGTAGCGGGCATCGCCCACGAAGTGAACACCCCGCTGGGCACCATGATCAGCAACAACGCCACCCTGAGCGTCTGTCTGGATAAGTTACGCCAGATCGACCCCCTTGTCAGTACGGGTCAAAAGCAGCTATTTGAAAGCATGGACAGTCTACTGGCCCTGAACAGGCTGGCCGCTTCCCGCATTCAGGACATCGTGAAAAACCTGCGGAATTTTGCCCGGCTGGATGAATCCGAACTGAAAACCGTGGATCTGCGGGATGGCATTGAAAGCACCATTTTGCTGGTGCAAAGTTCGTTACCCGCCCATATTGAGCTGATTCGCCGGTACGGCCCCAATGTGCCGGAAGTACAGTGCTATCCGGGGCTGCTCAATCAGGTGTTTATGAATTTAATCGTCAACGCCTCCCACGCCATTCAGGACAAAGCCGAAAACGGCGCCGGGGAAGCTGCCCTGAACACAATTACCATCGAGACCAGTTACGATGAAAGCAGCCAGTGGGTGACCATTGCCGTGCGGGATACCGGCAAAGGCATTCCCAAAGACAATTTAACCAAAGTGTTTGATCCGGGGTTTACCACCAAAGGGGCCGGCGTGGGCACCGGATTGGGTCTGGCCCTGTGTTACCGCATTGTTGAAAAGCATCAGGGGCGAATTTACCTGCACAGCGTGGTGAACGAAGGCACCAGCTTTTTCGTGGAAATTCCCAGCCATCCCCACAAATAA
- the coaE gene encoding dephospho-CoA kinase (Dephospho-CoA kinase (CoaE) performs the final step in coenzyme A biosynthesis.): MSPSRKTSFKIGITGNTCTGKTLVRTTLQRFGVHTLDAEEAAMNLLLDNPQRLSIRLTDHFGGEVLDNRGRLSRKALNSVLYANPEKRRFFEQKLSPLLREEMKRFLYGSLGSYIRAVEAPSLLEEDTRHLFDEIWMVTAEVGVQIERLVARNSLTHSEARHLVDSQWSQERKVALSDRVIDNSRDIHQTEVQVREILDEIKHKLQRANW; encoded by the coding sequence ATGAGTCCCTCTCGAAAAACCAGCTTTAAAATTGGCATTACCGGCAATACTTGTACCGGAAAGACTCTGGTCAGGACTACCTTGCAACGCTTTGGCGTTCATACGCTGGATGCGGAGGAGGCCGCCATGAACCTGCTGCTGGATAATCCCCAGCGCTTGTCCATTCGCCTGACCGATCATTTCGGGGGCGAGGTGCTTGACAACCGGGGCCGTTTGTCCCGGAAAGCCCTGAACAGTGTGCTGTACGCCAATCCGGAGAAACGGCGCTTTTTTGAGCAAAAACTCAGTCCCCTGCTGCGGGAGGAGATGAAGCGCTTTTTGTACGGATCGCTGGGCAGCTATATTCGGGCGGTTGAAGCGCCCAGCCTGTTGGAGGAGGACACCCGCCATCTGTTCGACGAGATCTGGATGGTAACGGCGGAGGTGGGGGTGCAGATAGAGCGTTTGGTTGCGCGCAACAGTCTGACCCACTCGGAGGCTCGGCATCTGGTGGATTCCCAGTGGTCACAGGAGCGAAAAGTGGCTTTAAGTGACCGCGTTATTGACAATTCCCGGGATATTCACCAAACTGAAGTTCAGGTCAGGGAGATTCTGGATGAGATTAAGCACAAGCTGCAGCGGGCCAATTGGTAA
- the rnhC gene encoding ribonuclease HIII, translating to MPTAKYSLKSTVQRNQFKKALQQLPDTAWSEKSEQYCDYRLDGKSTEGWLRAKQFTNGTLYLEASSDTVLAQMTGLLGGSPAASATSASRPSASPKPAPPSATKKLTANASGLIDIQGTYIGTDESGKGDYFGPLVIAGVLVSDAAKAPLLKLGVTDSKKLTDAMIAKLYEGLVDIVGEAAIAVIDLGPAKYNALYDRLKSKGKNLNHLLAWGHAMAIEKLLERFPDCNQAIADQFGDERYILSQLQEKGQGITLHQTPRAEANIGVAAASIVARYRFTRHMRQLSEQFDVELPFGANPVVKQRARALIGRHGREALSQVAKLHFKTTAEL from the coding sequence GTGCCCACCGCCAAATACAGCCTGAAGTCCACCGTACAGCGAAATCAGTTTAAAAAGGCGCTGCAACAACTGCCAGACACCGCCTGGAGTGAAAAAAGCGAGCAATACTGCGATTATCGTCTGGATGGTAAAAGTACGGAAGGCTGGCTGCGGGCCAAGCAGTTCACTAACGGCACCCTGTACCTGGAAGCCAGCTCGGACACCGTGCTGGCACAAATGACCGGCCTGCTGGGGGGCAGCCCCGCCGCAAGCGCCACAAGCGCCTCAAGACCATCGGCCAGCCCAAAGCCAGCCCCGCCCTCCGCCACCAAAAAGCTGACGGCCAACGCCTCCGGCCTGATTGACATTCAGGGCACCTACATCGGCACGGATGAATCCGGCAAGGGCGATTACTTTGGCCCGCTGGTCATTGCCGGGGTGCTGGTCAGCGATGCGGCCAAAGCGCCCCTGCTCAAACTGGGGGTGACCGACAGCAAAAAACTGACCGACGCCATGATTGCCAAACTGTATGAGGGGTTGGTGGACATTGTGGGGGAGGCGGCCATTGCCGTCATTGATCTGGGCCCGGCCAAGTACAACGCCCTCTACGATCGCCTGAAAAGCAAGGGCAAAAACCTGAATCATCTGCTGGCCTGGGGGCATGCTATGGCCATTGAAAAACTGCTGGAGCGCTTTCCCGACTGCAATCAGGCCATTGCCGACCAGTTCGGGGACGAGCGCTACATTCTGTCCCAGCTTCAGGAAAAGGGCCAAGGCATTACCCTGCACCAGACCCCCCGGGCGGAAGCCAATATCGGGGTAGCCGCGGCCAGCATCGTAGCTCGGTATCGCTTTACCCGGCACATGCGACAGCTCTCCGAGCAGTTTGATGTGGAACTGCCCTTTGGGGCCAACCCGGTGGTCAAACAGCGCGCCCGGGCCCTGATTGGCCGCCACGGACGAGAGGCTCTATCGCAGGTGGCCAAGCTGCACTTCAAAACCACGGCGGAGTTGTAG
- the gatA gene encoding Asp-tRNA(Asn)/Glu-tRNA(Gln) amidotransferase subunit GatA, whose amino-acid sequence MTEKLSALSLHQQIQSGHKSAVSVLEETFKRIDAVDGQVGAFNALTRELAAETAAEVDRKVKAGETLPLLAGVPLAVKDNINVKGYPTTCSSQMLSGYVSPYDATVTGKVKAHLLPIVGKANMDEFAMGSSTENSATKLTRNPWDLERVPGGSSGGSAAAVASEQTLISLGSDTGGSVRQPAALCGLVGLKPTYGLVSRYGLVAFASSLDQVSPFARNVKDTAAMLQVIGGFDNRDSTSLNLPLPNYLARIDQPVERLKVGVISELNGEGMQPEVAESLKRAIETFQGLGAEIHTLSVPSIRYAVASYYIIATAEASSNLARFDGVRYGLREEGDTIYQTYCKTRAKGFGPEVKRRIMLGTFSLSSGYYDAYYGKAQKVRQLLKHEFDKAWQQVDVLICPTSPSTAFKIGEKANDPVSMYLSDIATIPVNLVGIPALSVPCGFDKNHLPIGLQMMGPHLSEERLFRIAQMFETATGLANLSPQSMLAV is encoded by the coding sequence ATGACCGAGAAATTAAGTGCCCTTTCACTGCATCAGCAAATTCAAAGCGGCCATAAAAGTGCCGTTTCCGTTCTGGAAGAGACCTTTAAGCGCATTGACGCCGTGGATGGCCAGGTGGGCGCCTTTAACGCCCTCACTCGGGAACTAGCCGCCGAGACAGCCGCCGAGGTGGATCGCAAGGTTAAGGCCGGAGAAACCCTGCCCTTGTTGGCCGGTGTGCCACTGGCGGTGAAGGACAACATCAACGTCAAAGGGTATCCCACCACCTGTAGCAGCCAGATGCTGTCCGGTTATGTTTCTCCCTACGACGCCACAGTAACTGGCAAGGTGAAGGCCCATTTGCTACCCATTGTGGGCAAGGCCAACATGGATGAGTTTGCCATGGGCAGCTCTACCGAAAACAGCGCCACCAAGCTGACCCGCAACCCCTGGGATCTGGAACGGGTTCCCGGAGGCAGTTCCGGTGGTTCCGCCGCTGCGGTGGCTTCCGAGCAAACCTTGATTTCGCTGGGCTCTGATACCGGTGGCTCCGTGCGTCAACCGGCCGCTTTGTGCGGATTGGTGGGGCTGAAGCCGACCTATGGACTGGTTTCCCGCTACGGCTTGGTAGCCTTCGCCAGCAGTCTGGATCAGGTGAGTCCTTTTGCTCGCAACGTCAAGGATACGGCGGCCATGCTGCAAGTGATTGGCGGCTTTGATAACCGGGATTCCACCTCGCTTAACCTGCCATTGCCGAACTATCTGGCGCGTATCGATCAGCCGGTTGAGCGTCTGAAAGTGGGCGTGATTTCCGAGTTGAACGGCGAAGGCATGCAGCCGGAAGTGGCCGAGTCCCTGAAGCGGGCCATTGAAACCTTCCAGGGGCTGGGCGCGGAAATTCACACCTTGTCCGTTCCCAGTATCCGCTACGCCGTGGCCTCCTATTACATCATCGCCACCGCAGAGGCCAGCTCCAACCTGGCCCGTTTTGACGGGGTGCGCTACGGTTTGCGGGAGGAAGGCGACACCATCTACCAAACCTATTGCAAAACCCGGGCTAAAGGCTTTGGCCCCGAGGTCAAGCGGCGCATCATGCTGGGTACCTTCTCCCTCAGTTCCGGTTATTACGATGCCTACTACGGCAAAGCCCAAAAAGTTCGCCAGTTACTGAAGCACGAGTTTGACAAGGCCTGGCAGCAAGTGGATGTGCTGATTTGTCCCACCTCTCCCAGCACCGCCTTTAAAATCGGGGAAAAAGCCAATGACCCGGTTAGCATGTACCTCTCTGATATCGCCACCATCCCGGTGAATCTGGTGGGCATTCCGGCCCTGAGCGTGCCGTGCGGCTTTGACAAGAACCATTTGCCCATCGGCTTGCAAATGATGGGCCCGCATTTGTCGGAAGAGAGGCTGTTCCGCATTGCCCAGATGTTTGAAACGGCCACTGGTCTGGCCAACCTTTCTCCCCAGTCCATGCTGGCCGTTTAA
- a CDS encoding methylenetetrahydrofolate reductase — MSLRDKLASGQPVITVELSPPKGTDVSRLLEHALALKGKVDAINVPDCQLSMLKMSSMAASKLIQDHTGIEAVWQLTCRDRNLIALQADLLGGYALGLHNILALTGDPVQIGDQKEHAKQVFHLESVRLLDLVGALNTGNDACGQGLKGGGTDFTVGAAINPFKLGNRAQQLRLKQKMERPVHFFQTQPVYHPEPVEAMLTLLRDLGDQLGCPPPRLLLGIIPPHSAQAARRMNREIVGVNIPESFISLLERSSQPVLESIRYCAEVVQELKPFADGFHFMPVGMPSKVGLLLDECFALSSS, encoded by the coding sequence TTGTCGCTGAGGGATAAGTTGGCATCCGGGCAGCCGGTGATCACCGTGGAATTGTCTCCCCCCAAAGGGACGGACGTCAGCCGCTTGCTGGAACATGCCCTGGCCTTAAAAGGTAAGGTGGACGCCATTAACGTGCCGGACTGTCAGCTTTCCATGCTCAAAATGAGTTCCATGGCCGCCTCCAAGCTCATTCAGGATCACACCGGCATTGAGGCCGTGTGGCAGTTGACCTGTCGGGATCGCAACCTGATTGCCCTACAAGCCGATTTATTGGGCGGATACGCCTTGGGCCTGCACAATATTCTGGCCCTTACCGGCGATCCAGTGCAGATTGGCGATCAGAAAGAGCATGCCAAGCAGGTCTTTCATCTGGAATCGGTGCGTTTGCTGGATTTGGTGGGCGCCCTGAACACCGGGAACGATGCCTGCGGGCAGGGGTTAAAAGGGGGCGGCACCGATTTTACCGTGGGGGCCGCCATTAATCCCTTCAAACTGGGCAACCGGGCCCAGCAATTGCGCCTGAAGCAAAAAATGGAACGTCCTGTTCACTTTTTCCAGACCCAACCGGTGTATCACCCTGAACCGGTGGAAGCCATGTTGACCCTGTTGCGGGATTTGGGGGATCAGCTGGGTTGCCCGCCGCCCCGGTTGTTGTTGGGCATTATTCCGCCCCATTCGGCACAGGCCGCCCGGCGCATGAACCGGGAGATTGTGGGAGTGAATATCCCGGAAAGCTTTATTTCGCTCTTGGAGCGATCCAGTCAGCCGGTGCTGGAGAGCATTCGTTACTGCGCCGAGGTGGTTCAGGAACTCAAGCCCTTTGCCGATGGTTTTCACTTCATGCCGGTGGGCATGCCCTCCAAAGTGGGCTTGCTTCTGGATGAATGCTTCGCCCTCTCCTCCAGTTGA
- a CDS encoding DUF5522 domain-containing protein, which yields MNPPDPPTYQQQHAEAVARGEHYYTDARTGFLVFTELYHLARGLCCQNVCRHCPYGFTGFSASSAEPSTPKDTP from the coding sequence ATGAACCCACCCGACCCGCCAACCTATCAACAACAGCATGCCGAGGCCGTGGCCCGGGGCGAGCATTATTACACGGATGCCCGGACCGGCTTTCTGGTGTTCACGGAGCTGTATCATCTGGCGCGAGGGTTGTGCTGCCAGAATGTATGCCGCCATTGTCCGTATGGTTTCACGGGGTTCTCGGCATCCTCAGCGGAACCCTCGACACCCAAAGACACGCCTTAA
- the purF gene encoding amidophosphoribosyltransferase — MPTSDLSAQPQFEPQPVPYKSIHEECGVFGILDKNSAGLGHTLYFGLYALQHRGQESCGMAVFDNHQLRIHKEMGLVNQVFNESLLESLTGQIGIGHTRYSTTGASNLDNAQPVVARSPFGGITLAHNGNLINTEQLRDFLKQHQYLSQGSSDSHLILIYINYLLNQGKPLKEAVKEAINACEGAFSIVIATGDTLIAARDRHGLRPFCMGRSKTGALVVASETCALDIVGATYERDIEPGEILIATLDDYYAGLETEGVGRTESIFLDGPRKEHLCVFELVYFARPDSLIHGQSVYNYRMNLGRRLAQISPPVEADIVIPVPDSGNVAAVGYSRESGIPYVEGLIKNRYVGRTFISPTHELREKGIQLKLNPLKDVLAGKRVIVVDDSIVRGNTSRNLVKMLKDCGVKELHLRISSAQVTHPCFYGIDMSQQKELIANQMENTEKIREFLGVDSLAYLSVQDMAEVAGYEAPCTACFSGNYPAGKPVDFVPLSLTQASV; from the coding sequence TTGCCAACCTCTGATTTGAGCGCTCAGCCCCAGTTTGAGCCGCAGCCGGTGCCTTACAAATCCATTCACGAAGAATGCGGCGTGTTCGGCATTCTGGATAAAAACTCCGCTGGGCTGGGGCATACCCTTTACTTTGGCCTGTACGCCCTGCAACACCGGGGCCAGGAGAGTTGCGGCATGGCCGTGTTTGACAACCACCAACTGCGCATCCACAAGGAAATGGGACTGGTCAATCAGGTTTTCAACGAGAGTCTACTGGAAAGCCTGACCGGCCAAATCGGCATTGGCCACACCCGGTACTCCACCACCGGAGCCAGTAACCTGGACAACGCCCAGCCCGTGGTGGCCCGCAGTCCCTTTGGGGGCATTACCCTGGCCCACAATGGCAACCTGATTAACACCGAACAACTGCGGGACTTTTTAAAGCAGCATCAGTACCTCAGCCAAGGCAGCAGCGACAGCCACCTGATTTTAATCTACATCAACTATTTGCTGAATCAGGGGAAACCGCTGAAAGAGGCAGTGAAGGAAGCCATTAACGCTTGCGAAGGCGCTTTTTCCATCGTCATCGCCACCGGGGACACTCTAATCGCCGCCCGCGATCGCCACGGATTGCGCCCCTTCTGCATGGGGCGAAGTAAAACCGGGGCTCTGGTGGTGGCCTCTGAAACCTGCGCCCTGGACATTGTTGGAGCCACCTACGAACGGGACATTGAGCCCGGCGAAATTCTGATTGCCACGCTGGATGATTATTACGCCGGTTTAGAGACTGAGGGTGTGGGCCGTACGGAATCGATTTTTCTGGATGGCCCCAGAAAAGAACACCTGTGCGTGTTTGAACTGGTCTACTTTGCCCGTCCCGATAGCCTGATTCACGGGCAATCCGTTTACAACTACCGCATGAATCTGGGGCGTCGGCTGGCCCAGATCTCCCCGCCGGTGGAAGCCGATATTGTCATCCCCGTGCCGGATTCCGGCAACGTAGCCGCCGTTGGCTACAGCCGGGAGTCGGGAATTCCTTACGTGGAAGGCCTGATCAAGAACCGCTACGTGGGCCGCACCTTCATCAGCCCGACGCATGAGCTTCGGGAAAAAGGCATTCAACTGAAGCTGAACCCGCTGAAGGACGTATTGGCCGGTAAGCGGGTGATTGTGGTGGATGATTCGATTGTGCGGGGCAATACCAGTCGTAATCTGGTGAAAATGCTGAAAGACTGTGGCGTCAAGGAACTGCACCTGCGCATTTCCTCGGCCCAGGTAACCCATCCCTGCTTCTATGGCATTGATATGTCCCAACAAAAAGAGCTGATTGCCAACCAGATGGAAAACACCGAGAAAATTCGGGAGTTCCTGGGTGTGGATTCGCTGGCTTACCTGTCGGTACAAGACATGGCGGAGGTGGCCGGTTACGAGGCCCCTTGCACCGCCTGCTTCAGTGGGAATTACCCGGCGGGAAAGCCGGTCGATTTTGTCCCGCTGAGCCTGACGCAGGCATCGGTATGA
- the purL gene encoding phosphoribosylformylglycinamidine synthase subunit PurL: MLATLSSETESLLKSLNLTPGEYRKICNHLQREPNFNEIAMFSVLWSEHCCYKNSRHLLKLLPNKGPRVVAGPGENAGIIDIGDGIQIAFKIESHNHPTAVEPFQGAATGVGGILRDIFTMNARPIANLNSLRFGPLSFPDRGENEPTQSHNRYLFANAVHGIGHYGNCVGVPTVGGEVFFDECYNGNPLVNAMAVGILYEGDEMPSAAKGVGNPVLYVGSATGKDGMGGAAFASKELDENSTADRPAVQVGDPFAEKILIEACLEAFATGCVVAAQDMGAAGLTSSSCEMAAKGHVGMIMDLDKVPAREPDMQPHEYLLSESQERMLMVLEKGKEQPVLDVFAKWRIPAVVVGEVTADENIRIFHKGQQVVDLPAKLLTDLAPSYDRGLKPPEPELAKARRSVDPRERFADIQPQDVPHWLERLFASPNIAQPTGVIRQYDRHVQNNTILASENLGSGVIRLRRKDGTFSGKALAMTVDCNARYVYLEPYRGSQFAVAQACRNMVCTGALPLAVSDNLNFGNPEKPEIYYQLYYAVQGIKDACEVFETPVISGNVSLYNEHSGEAIFPTPTIAMIGLIEDEKKVMAPALRQPGLRLALLGRFKPQLGGSEYQKLRAGLIEGPPPEVDLKQEDRAMKLVLSLIDQQLVEAVQDVSIGGLLPTLLEMTFQHELGIAFNRSALAGQCRLDECLFGETGGTYIVAYHPDQEESFQALCGEKMDWIPIGRTTDEFTLRLEDQPPMALAPLKTLWSQTLANL; the protein is encoded by the coding sequence ATGCTTGCCACGCTCTCGTCGGAAACCGAATCGTTACTGAAATCGCTCAATCTCACCCCGGGGGAATACCGGAAGATCTGTAATCACCTGCAGCGGGAGCCCAATTTCAACGAAATCGCCATGTTCAGCGTGTTGTGGAGCGAGCATTGCTGCTACAAGAACTCACGGCATCTACTAAAACTGCTGCCCAACAAGGGACCCCGGGTGGTGGCAGGTCCTGGGGAAAACGCCGGAATCATCGACATTGGCGACGGCATCCAGATTGCTTTCAAGATAGAGAGCCACAACCACCCCACCGCCGTGGAACCCTTTCAGGGCGCAGCCACCGGGGTGGGCGGCATTCTGCGGGATATTTTCACCATGAACGCCCGGCCCATCGCCAACCTGAACTCCCTGCGCTTTGGGCCCCTGTCCTTCCCGGACCGGGGGGAGAACGAGCCCACCCAAAGCCATAACCGCTACCTGTTTGCCAACGCCGTGCATGGCATTGGGCATTACGGCAACTGCGTGGGCGTTCCCACCGTGGGCGGCGAAGTCTTTTTTGACGAGTGCTACAACGGCAACCCTCTGGTCAACGCCATGGCCGTGGGGATTCTCTATGAAGGTGATGAAATGCCCTCCGCCGCAAAGGGCGTAGGCAACCCGGTTCTGTATGTGGGTTCCGCCACCGGAAAAGACGGCATGGGCGGGGCGGCCTTCGCCAGCAAGGAACTGGATGAAAACAGCACCGCCGATCGGCCTGCCGTGCAAGTAGGCGATCCCTTTGCCGAGAAGATTCTGATTGAAGCCTGCCTGGAAGCCTTTGCCACCGGCTGCGTGGTGGCCGCGCAGGACATGGGGGCCGCCGGGCTGACCAGTTCCAGTTGCGAAATGGCCGCCAAAGGCCATGTGGGCATGATCATGGATCTGGACAAGGTGCCCGCTCGGGAACCGGACATGCAGCCGCATGAGTACCTGCTTTCCGAATCTCAGGAACGTATGCTGATGGTGCTGGAAAAGGGCAAGGAGCAGCCGGTGCTGGATGTGTTCGCCAAATGGCGCATTCCAGCGGTGGTTGTGGGCGAAGTCACTGCCGATGAGAACATCCGGATTTTCCACAAAGGCCAACAAGTCGTGGATTTACCGGCCAAACTGCTGACTGATTTAGCCCCCTCTTACGATCGGGGATTGAAGCCGCCGGAGCCTGAATTGGCCAAAGCCCGCCGCAGCGTGGACCCTCGGGAACGTTTCGCCGATATTCAGCCTCAGGACGTGCCCCACTGGCTGGAGCGCCTGTTTGCATCCCCCAATATCGCCCAGCCCACTGGTGTGATTCGGCAATACGACCGCCACGTGCAAAATAATACTATTCTGGCTTCCGAAAACCTGGGCTCCGGGGTGATTCGCCTGCGGCGTAAAGACGGCACATTCTCCGGCAAGGCCTTGGCCATGACCGTGGATTGCAACGCCCGCTATGTCTATCTGGAACCTTACCGGGGCAGCCAGTTCGCCGTGGCGCAGGCCTGCCGTAACATGGTTTGCACCGGGGCCCTGCCGCTGGCCGTCAGTGACAACCTGAACTTCGGGAATCCGGAAAAGCCGGAAATATACTACCAGCTCTATTACGCCGTGCAAGGCATTAAAGATGCCTGCGAAGTGTTTGAAACACCGGTCATCAGCGGAAACGTAAGCCTGTATAACGAGCATTCCGGCGAGGCCATCTTCCCCACCCCCACCATTGCCATGATTGGCCTGATTGAGGATGAGAAAAAAGTGATGGCCCCCGCCCTGCGTCAACCCGGCCTGCGTTTGGCCCTGCTGGGACGCTTTAAACCGCAACTGGGTGGCAGCGAGTACCAGAAACTACGGGCCGGTCTGATTGAAGGGCCTCCCCCGGAAGTGGATCTCAAGCAGGAAGATCGGGCTATGAAACTGGTCTTGTCCCTGATTGACCAGCAACTGGTCGAGGCCGTGCAGGATGTTTCCATTGGCGGGTTGCTGCCCACCTTGCTGGAAATGACCTTCCAACACGAGTTGGGCATCGCATTCAACCGCAGCGCGCTGGCCGGTCAATGCCGTCTGGATGAGTGCCTGTTTGGCGAAACCGGGGGAACTTATATCGTGGCTTACCATCCCGATCAGGAGGAATCCTTCCAGGCCCTGTGCGGCGAAAAAATGGACTGGATTCCCATTGGTCGCACCACGGACGAATTCACGCTAAGGCTGGAGGATCAGCCGCCCATGGCCCTTGCCCCCCTGAAAACGTTATGGAGCCAGACCCTTGCCAACCTCTGA